A single Egibacteraceae bacterium DNA region contains:
- a CDS encoding A/G-specific adenine glycosylase translates to MTSSPSDSGVVVLEGRPLRFQRLLQAWHHSESRPLPWRDTHDPYRILVSEIMLQQTQVDRVEPVYHAFLRRFPDIQTLASSPLADVVRAWQGLGYNRRAVSLHRAARAVVERHGGRVPFDLLSLRALPGVGDYTARAVLAFAFGQDVGPVDVNVARVLARAAAGRALRRSEVQHLADTLVPPGQAATWTAGLMDLGARYCTARAPRCPACPVAAACAWRTDGGPDAGGLCDPAATTAVRTRAQQPFAGSDRYHRGRLVETLRRGPVECDALPDAADLDDTGRLAALTRSLVDDGLAEWNDGSLRLPTDSGA, encoded by the coding sequence ATGACCTCGTCCCCGTCCGACAGCGGCGTCGTCGTCCTCGAGGGCCGCCCGCTCCGGTTTCAGCGCCTGCTCCAGGCCTGGCACCACTCCGAGAGCCGCCCGCTGCCCTGGCGCGACACGCACGATCCCTACCGCATCCTCGTAAGCGAGATCATGCTCCAGCAGACGCAGGTGGACCGGGTGGAGCCGGTCTACCACGCGTTCCTGCGCCGTTTCCCCGACATCCAGACCCTCGCGTCTTCTCCCCTCGCCGACGTCGTCCGTGCATGGCAGGGCCTGGGGTACAACCGGCGCGCGGTCAGCCTCCACCGGGCGGCCCGCGCCGTCGTCGAGCGTCACGGCGGTCGCGTCCCCTTCGACCTCCTGAGCCTGCGTGCCCTGCCCGGCGTCGGCGACTACACCGCGCGGGCCGTGCTCGCCTTCGCGTTCGGGCAGGACGTCGGCCCGGTCGACGTGAACGTCGCGCGGGTCCTCGCGCGGGCTGCCGCCGGCCGCGCCCTCAGACGAAGCGAGGTCCAGCACCTCGCGGACACGCTCGTCCCGCCGGGGCAGGCCGCGACGTGGACGGCGGGCCTCATGGACCTCGGCGCCCGCTACTGCACCGCCCGTGCGCCGCGCTGTCCGGCCTGCCCGGTGGCGGCCGCGTGCGCCTGGAGGACCGACGGCGGTCCGGACGCGGGTGGGCTCTGCGACCCCGCAGCGACGACCGCCGTCCGCACCCGCGCCCAGCAGCCCTTCGCCGGCTCGGACCGCTACCACCGGGGACGGCTCGTCGAGACGCTCCGGCGCGGCCCGGTGGAGTGCGACGCGCTCCCCGACGCCGCCGACCTCGACGACACCGGCCGGCTCGCCGCCCTGACCCGTTCCCTGGTCGACGACGGCCTCGCCGAGTGGAACGACGGGTCGTTGCGCCTGCCCACTGACAGCGGAGCCTAA
- a CDS encoding MnhB domain-containing protein, with protein sequence MKSLILETGTRAVFHTILVFSVFLLFAGHNSPGGGFIGGLVAGAALVLRYVAYGAQDVHRLVPLAPEAILGVGVLLAAGTGVGGLLLGGDFLEAGYLFRRELPLLDTVALHSAVIFDIGVFCVVVGLVLGLVASLGAERYNPEGGSR encoded by the coding sequence GTGAAGTCGCTGATCCTGGAGACCGGCACCCGCGCGGTCTTTCACACCATTCTCGTCTTCAGCGTGTTCCTGCTGTTCGCCGGCCACAACTCCCCCGGCGGGGGCTTCATCGGCGGACTGGTCGCCGGGGCCGCCCTGGTGCTGCGCTACGTCGCGTACGGAGCCCAGGACGTGCACCGGCTGGTCCCCCTCGCCCCCGAGGCGATCCTGGGGGTCGGCGTCCTCCTCGCGGCGGGCACCGGCGTGGGCGGCCTGCTGCTCGGCGGCGACTTCCTCGAGGCGGGCTACCTGTTCCGCCGCGAGCTGCCGCTGCTCGACACCGTTGCGCTGCACAGCGCGGTGATCTTCGACATCGGGGTCTTCTGCGTGGTGGTGGGCCTCGTGCTGGGGCTCGTCGCAAGCCTCGGTGCGGAGCGCTACAACCCGGAAGGCGGGTCCCGGTGA
- a CDS encoding Na(+)/H(+) antiporter subunit C, producing MNLALAATVATLYAVGTYLLLQRTLTRIVIGLAMMGHGANLLLLMAGGDPGVPPLITADQPPAAAADPLPQALALTAIVITFGVIAFLLALAYRSWVVTHDDTVEDDVEDRRIAARDVEDRRIAARDEEDRRIAARDEEARR from the coding sequence GTGAACCTCGCGCTCGCCGCCACCGTCGCGACGCTCTACGCCGTCGGGACCTACCTCCTGCTGCAGCGCACGCTGACACGCATCGTCATCGGCCTCGCGATGATGGGCCACGGCGCGAACCTGCTCCTGCTCATGGCCGGCGGCGACCCGGGGGTGCCCCCCCTCATCACCGCCGACCAGCCACCCGCCGCGGCGGCCGACCCGCTCCCGCAGGCGCTCGCACTGACCGCCATCGTCATCACCTTCGGCGTGATCGCCTTCCTGCTGGCCCTCGCCTACCGCAGCTGGGTCGTCACCCACGACGACACCGTCGAGGACGACGTGGAGGACCGCCGCATCGCCGCCCGTGACGTGGAGGACCGCCGCATCGCCGCCCGTGACGAGGAGGACCGCCGCATCGCCGCCCGTGACGAGGAGGCCCGCCGGTGA
- the nucS gene encoding endonuclease NucS, producing the protein MRLVIARCAVDYAGRLSAHLPPAVRLIMVKADGCVAVHADGGAYKPLNWMNAPNTLVEEPGSWTVANPKGETLVITLEEVLSDVTCHLGEDPGLKKDGVEAHLQELLASHPTALGADLTLVRREYPTDLGPVDLLCRDADGNAVAVEIKRRGEIDGVEQLSRYLERLERDPLLRPVRGLLAAQQIKPQARVLAHSRGIGCVEVDYDALRGLESDELRLF; encoded by the coding sequence ATGCGCCTTGTGATCGCCCGCTGCGCCGTCGACTATGCGGGACGCCTCTCCGCGCACCTGCCGCCGGCGGTGCGGCTGATCATGGTGAAGGCCGACGGGTGCGTGGCGGTGCACGCCGACGGGGGCGCGTACAAGCCCCTGAACTGGATGAACGCCCCGAACACGCTCGTCGAGGAGCCGGGGTCCTGGACGGTCGCCAACCCGAAGGGCGAGACCCTCGTCATCACGCTCGAGGAGGTGCTGTCTGACGTCACCTGCCACCTCGGTGAGGATCCCGGTCTGAAGAAGGACGGCGTCGAGGCGCACCTGCAGGAGCTGCTCGCGAGCCACCCCACCGCCCTGGGGGCCGACCTCACGCTCGTCCGCCGCGAGTACCCCACCGACCTGGGGCCGGTCGACCTGCTCTGCCGCGACGCCGACGGCAACGCCGTCGCGGTCGAGATCAAGCGTCGTGGCGAGATCGACGGCGTCGAGCAGCTGAGCCGCTACCTCGAGCGCCTCGAACGCGACCCGCTGCTCCGTCCCGTGCGGGGACTGCTCGCGGCGCAGCAGATCAAGCCCCAGGCCCGCGTGCTCGCGCACTCGCGCGGCATCGGGTGCGTCGAGGTGGACTACGACGCCCTGCGGGGCCTCGAATCCGACGAGCTCCGGCTCTTCTAG
- a CDS encoding YihY/virulence factor BrkB family protein has product MTSEISLRGAPVPPEDPTDLTVEDYKAALESTVEEIKRDDVPSLAAGVAFKIFLSLFPALLAGVAVFSIVTTPADLLRLFGYLSGILPAEALSLLEEPLVNLAEGGGASAGGVAAAGVLAGLWAATSAAVTLVKALSRAYDVEESRKFVAQRLVALAITLALFLTIVGLIVLVVAGRPIQEALVPPQFGAVAGVLLGIARVAVAIVLLVMLFAFVYWIGPDRERPEWAWLSPGAVVGVIGWLVLSGAFTLYVRLAGDYDATYGALGGVIVLLLWLQLSMAMLLIGAELNREIERIHDIKAAVAEGAGFALAEPLSEAASQAPDPGASLVLPAVPPPAAGDPPPGLERRSRNGAGGVARVGMAAAAVVRTLAVSRRRRRARTR; this is encoded by the coding sequence ATGACGAGCGAGATCTCGCTGCGCGGGGCGCCCGTGCCCCCCGAAGACCCGACCGACCTCACCGTCGAGGACTACAAGGCGGCGCTCGAGTCCACCGTCGAGGAGATCAAGCGCGACGACGTACCCTCGCTCGCGGCCGGGGTGGCGTTCAAGATCTTCCTGTCGCTGTTCCCCGCGCTCCTCGCCGGGGTTGCGGTCTTCAGCATCGTCACCACCCCCGCGGACCTCCTCCGCCTCTTCGGCTACCTCTCCGGGATCCTGCCCGCGGAGGCGCTCAGCCTGCTCGAGGAGCCGCTGGTGAACCTGGCCGAAGGCGGGGGCGCCAGCGCCGGCGGTGTGGCGGCCGCCGGTGTGCTCGCCGGACTGTGGGCGGCCACCTCCGCCGCGGTGACGCTCGTCAAGGCTCTCAGCCGCGCGTACGACGTCGAGGAGAGTCGCAAGTTCGTCGCGCAGCGGCTCGTCGCGCTCGCCATCACCCTCGCGCTCTTCCTCACCATCGTCGGTCTCATCGTGCTCGTCGTCGCGGGCCGGCCGATCCAGGAGGCGCTCGTGCCCCCGCAGTTCGGTGCGGTAGCCGGTGTGCTGCTCGGCATCGCCCGAGTAGCGGTCGCCATCGTCCTGCTCGTGATGCTGTTCGCCTTCGTCTACTGGATCGGGCCGGACCGCGAGCGCCCCGAGTGGGCATGGCTCAGCCCCGGCGCGGTCGTCGGCGTGATCGGGTGGCTCGTGCTGTCGGGCGCCTTCACCCTCTACGTGCGGCTGGCCGGCGACTACGACGCCACGTACGGGGCGCTCGGCGGGGTCATCGTCCTGCTGCTGTGGCTGCAGCTGTCGATGGCCATGCTGCTGATCGGCGCCGAGCTCAACCGCGAGATCGAGCGCATCCACGACATCAAGGCCGCGGTCGCTGAGGGCGCGGGGTTCGCGCTCGCCGAACCCCTGAGCGAGGCGGCCAGCCAGGCGCCCGACCCCGGTGCCAGCCTCGTCTTGCCGGCCGTTCCTCCTCCCGCAGCCGGCGATCCCCCACCCGGGCTCGAGCGGCGGAGCCGGAACGGCGCAGGTGGCGTGGCGCGCGTCGGGATGGCTGCCGCAGCCGTGGTGAGGACCCTGGCGGTGAGCAGGCGCCGCCGGCGTGCGCGCACGCGGTGA
- a CDS encoding dihydrofolate reductase family protein, with amino-acid sequence MRQLLPTAFDEVDPYDAYRPGDPHAPLLRVNMVASVDGAATDEEGRTGRLGGTGDHEIFRALRALADAILVGAGTVRVEGYGPHRLSARLRERRVADGRPRAAPIVVVSRSLDIDFTTPMFTEAEVATVVLTCSAAPADRRRAAERAGRVVVAGDDAVDPVHGVAALREELGLASLLCEGGPVLNDSLFDAGLVDELCLTLSPRLIGRGPRILGNLARPGDLELIGLYEQDSELYTRYAVVPS; translated from the coding sequence ATGCGCCAGCTGCTGCCAACCGCCTTCGACGAGGTCGACCCGTACGACGCGTACCGGCCGGGCGACCCCCACGCGCCGCTGCTGCGGGTGAACATGGTCGCGAGCGTCGACGGCGCCGCAACCGACGAGGAGGGGCGCACCGGTCGACTCGGGGGGACCGGTGACCACGAGATCTTCCGCGCGTTGCGCGCACTCGCCGATGCGATCCTGGTCGGGGCGGGGACCGTCCGGGTCGAGGGCTACGGCCCCCACCGCCTGTCCGCGCGACTGCGCGAGCGCCGGGTGGCCGACGGCCGGCCGCGTGCGGCGCCGATCGTGGTGGTGAGCCGCTCGCTCGACATCGACTTCACCACGCCGATGTTCACCGAGGCCGAGGTGGCCACGGTCGTCCTGACCTGCAGCGCGGCCCCCGCCGACCGGCGGCGCGCGGCTGAGCGCGCGGGACGGGTCGTCGTCGCCGGGGACGACGCGGTCGACCCCGTCCACGGGGTGGCGGCGCTGCGCGAGGAGCTCGGGCTTGCCTCCCTGCTCTGCGAGGGCGGCCCGGTCCTCAACGACTCGCTGTTCGACGCCGGGCTCGTCGATGAGCTCTGCCTGACCCTCTCCCCCCGCCTCATCGGTCGCGGGCCGCGCATCCTCGGCAACCTCGCACGTCCCGGCGACCTCGAGCTGATCGGCCTCTACGAGCAGGACAGCGAGCTCTACACCCGCTACGCCGTCGTCCCCAGCTAG
- the mbhE gene encoding hydrogen gas-evolving membrane-bound hydrogenase subunit E: protein MLFALLGLHALLAVVAPLLARRLGRGVFLMCALAPAATTAYGAAHAPAVLAGGELRETLAWAPSLGVSGDLRLDAFALLMLALVSGIGTLIFLYAYGYFSTPRGDLGKFAATLTGFAGSMLGLVLADNLLFLFVFWELTSITSYLLIGFEDRKAPARDAALQALLTTGAGGLALLGGVVLIGEAAGTYSLSAVLAQPPSGPLVTAGLVCCLLGAFTKSAQVPFHTWLPGAMAAPTPVSAYLHSATMVKAGVYLVARFGPAFATDPAWRPLVITVGVLTMLVGAYRALRQHDLKLLLAYGTVSQLGFMMVLFGVGTAKATFAGTALLLAHGVFKAALFMVVGIVDHEAHTRDLRRLNRLYRGMPATFAVAAVAAASMAGLPPLLGFISKEAAFEAFVRAGFGPLGVPALVGVVIGSILTFAYSARFLWGGFGPAQGEDLVGPRVHRPPWYFLAPAAVLGLLTVALGLVPEPADPLVNQGAVALDPRWTPEALALWHGPTMALWLSAVVVGVGLGLFLARRTVERVQQLLPPLPGSKEAYEASVRGLLRSARTVTGIVQNGSLPIYLAVISLTLVILPGSALVNVLRLPGAPAWAANPAQGLVAVLVIAAAIGAVAAERRFAAVLMLGAAGYGVALLFVIHGAPDLALTQVLVETLSIVVFVLVLRHLPARFGRPGGPFGARLRALVAGMVGLFMFAFALVAAGARSGVEAPPVSAEYLARSLPEGSGRNVVNVILVDFRALDTLGEIVVLLVAAVGIMALVSAGRRDAAAEADPADEQARRKARDQQAEEPSVGAREVGP from the coding sequence GTGCTGTTCGCCCTGCTGGGCCTCCACGCGCTACTCGCCGTGGTGGCTCCCCTCCTGGCCCGCCGCCTGGGTCGTGGGGTCTTCCTCATGTGCGCTCTGGCCCCGGCGGCCACGACGGCCTACGGGGCGGCGCACGCGCCGGCGGTGCTCGCCGGCGGCGAGCTGCGCGAGACCCTCGCCTGGGCGCCGTCCCTCGGCGTTTCCGGTGACCTGCGCCTCGACGCGTTCGCGCTGCTCATGCTCGCCCTCGTCTCGGGCATCGGCACGCTGATCTTCCTCTACGCCTACGGCTACTTCTCCACCCCCCGCGGGGACCTCGGCAAGTTCGCGGCCACCCTCACCGGCTTCGCCGGCTCCATGCTCGGCCTCGTCCTCGCCGACAACCTCCTCTTCCTGTTCGTCTTCTGGGAGCTCACGTCGATCACGAGCTACCTCCTCATCGGCTTCGAGGACCGCAAGGCCCCCGCGCGGGACGCCGCCCTCCAGGCCCTTCTCACGACCGGTGCCGGCGGTCTGGCGCTGCTCGGCGGTGTCGTGCTCATCGGCGAGGCCGCGGGCACCTACAGCCTGTCGGCGGTGCTCGCCCAACCCCCGAGCGGTCCGCTCGTCACCGCCGGGCTCGTCTGCTGCCTGCTCGGCGCGTTCACGAAGTCCGCGCAGGTGCCGTTCCACACGTGGCTCCCAGGAGCGATGGCCGCGCCGACGCCGGTGAGCGCCTACCTGCACTCCGCCACCATGGTCAAGGCCGGCGTGTACCTCGTCGCTCGCTTCGGTCCGGCCTTCGCCACGGATCCGGCCTGGCGCCCGCTCGTCATCACCGTGGGCGTCCTCACCATGCTCGTCGGCGCCTACCGGGCGCTGCGCCAGCACGACCTCAAGCTGCTGCTCGCCTACGGGACGGTCAGCCAGCTCGGGTTCATGATGGTGCTGTTCGGTGTCGGCACCGCCAAAGCCACCTTCGCTGGCACGGCACTGCTGCTCGCCCACGGCGTGTTCAAGGCCGCGCTGTTCATGGTCGTCGGCATCGTCGACCACGAGGCCCACACCCGCGACCTGCGCCGGCTCAACCGCCTGTACCGCGGGATGCCCGCCACCTTCGCCGTGGCGGCGGTGGCCGCCGCCTCGATGGCGGGCCTGCCTCCGCTGCTCGGCTTCATCTCCAAGGAGGCGGCCTTCGAGGCGTTCGTTCGGGCAGGCTTCGGCCCCCTCGGCGTACCGGCCCTGGTCGGGGTGGTCATCGGCTCGATCCTCACCTTCGCCTACAGCGCCCGGTTCCTGTGGGGGGGCTTCGGGCCCGCGCAGGGCGAGGACCTCGTCGGCCCGCGCGTGCACCGCCCGCCCTGGTACTTCCTCGCACCCGCCGCTGTTCTCGGCCTGCTGACCGTCGCGCTCGGTCTCGTGCCGGAGCCGGCTGACCCGCTCGTGAACCAGGGCGCGGTCGCGCTGGACCCACGGTGGACGCCCGAGGCCCTCGCGCTGTGGCACGGCCCGACGATGGCCCTCTGGCTGTCGGCCGTCGTCGTCGGTGTGGGCCTCGGCTTGTTCCTCGCCCGGCGCACCGTGGAACGTGTGCAGCAGCTGCTGCCCCCCCTGCCGGGATCGAAGGAGGCCTACGAGGCGAGCGTGCGCGGCCTGCTGCGCAGCGCGAGGACCGTCACCGGCATCGTCCAGAACGGCTCGCTGCCGATCTATCTCGCGGTCATCAGCCTGACGCTCGTGATCCTGCCCGGCAGCGCCCTCGTGAACGTGCTGCGCCTCCCGGGCGCGCCCGCGTGGGCGGCCAACCCCGCACAGGGCCTCGTCGCCGTCCTCGTGATCGCCGCCGCCATCGGCGCGGTTGCCGCCGAGCGCCGGTTCGCCGCCGTGCTCATGCTCGGCGCCGCCGGCTACGGCGTCGCGCTGCTGTTCGTCATCCACGGGGCACCTGACCTGGCCCTCACGCAGGTGCTGGTGGAGACGCTGTCCATCGTCGTGTTCGTGCTCGTCCTGCGCCACCTCCCCGCCCGCTTCGGTCGCCCGGGCGGCCCGTTCGGCGCCCGCCTGCGCGCCCTCGTCGCCGGCATGGTGGGGCTCTTCATGTTCGCCTTCGCCCTCGTCGCGGCCGGTGCCCGCAGTGGTGTCGAGGCGCCGCCCGTCTCCGCGGAGTACCTGGCCCGATCGCTGCCCGAGGGCTCGGGACGCAACGTCGTCAACGTCATCCTCGTCGACTTCCGCGCACTGGACACCCTCGGGGAGATCGTCGTGCTCCTCGTCGCCGCCGTAGGGATCATGGCGCTCGTCTCCGCCGGTCGCCGCGACGCGGCAGCCGAGGCCGACCCTGCTGACGAGCAGGCACGCCGCAAGGCCCGCGACCAGCAGGCCGAGGAGCCGAGCGTCGGAGCGCGGGAGGTCGGCCCGTGA
- a CDS encoding ATP-dependent Clp protease ATP-binding subunit, giving the protein MFERFTDRARRVVVLAQEEARMLNHNYIGTEHILLGLIHEGEGVAAKALESLGISLEGVREQVEEIIGQGQTAPAGHIPFTPRAKKVLELSLREALQLGHNYIGTEHILLGLIREGEGVAAQVLQKLGADLSRVRTQVIQLLSGYAGGEPGAGPQKAGVSGGSADDPKGSPVLDQFGRNLTQFAREGKLDPVIGRQREGERVMQVLSRRTKNNPVLIGEPGVGKTAIVEGLAQMITAGNVPETLKDKQLYTLDLGALVAGSRYRGDFEERLKKVLKEITTRGDIILFIDELHTLVGAGAAEGAIDAASILKPMLARGELQTIGATTIDEYRKHLEKDAALERRFQPIQVEEPTVAHTIEILKGLRDRYEAHHRVTITDDALVAAGNLADRYISDRYLPDKAIDLIDEAGSRLRIRRLTAPPDLQDLEEEAQRIRKAKESAIDEQDFEKAAALRDQEKKVLERKAGREREWKSDGMDTVLTLDEEDIAEVLSNWTGIPVFKLTEEETAKLLRMEAELHKRVVGQEEAIAAVSKSIRRTRAGLKDPKRPSGSFIFLGPSGVGKTELAKTLAEFLFGDENSLVHLDMSEYMEKHTVSRLIGSPPGYVGYEEGGQLTEAVRRKPFSVVLFDEVEKAHPDVFNALLQILEDGRLTDAHGKEVDFKNTVLIMTSNLGTRNLGQQALGFAAAADEKDTYQRMKDQVDEELKRHFRPEFLNRIDEVIVFHQLTREEVKSIVDLMMKRVKNQLRSKDLDLELTEDAKAWLSEKGYDAQLGARPLRRTIQRYIEDAMSEKILHGDFTAGQLVVVDVEDDEIVFRAVDAPPDSPPVELARSSGTEGQGSS; this is encoded by the coding sequence ATGTTCGAGCGGTTCACCGACCGGGCCCGGCGAGTGGTGGTCCTCGCCCAAGAAGAAGCCCGCATGCTCAACCACAACTACATCGGCACCGAGCACATCCTGCTCGGGCTGATCCACGAGGGCGAGGGCGTTGCGGCGAAGGCGCTCGAATCGCTCGGGATCTCCCTGGAGGGCGTGCGCGAGCAGGTCGAGGAGATCATCGGCCAGGGCCAGACGGCGCCGGCCGGCCACATCCCCTTCACCCCGCGGGCGAAGAAGGTCCTCGAGCTCTCCTTGCGGGAGGCGCTGCAGCTCGGCCACAACTACATCGGCACTGAGCACATCCTCCTCGGCCTCATCCGCGAGGGCGAGGGTGTCGCGGCCCAGGTCCTGCAGAAGCTCGGCGCGGACCTGTCGCGCGTGCGGACGCAGGTCATCCAGCTGCTGTCGGGCTACGCCGGCGGTGAGCCGGGCGCCGGTCCGCAGAAGGCGGGCGTGTCCGGCGGCTCCGCCGACGACCCGAAGGGGTCGCCCGTCCTCGACCAGTTCGGGCGCAACCTCACCCAGTTCGCCCGCGAGGGCAAGCTCGACCCTGTCATCGGCCGTCAGCGCGAGGGCGAGCGGGTCATGCAGGTGCTGAGCCGGCGCACGAAGAACAACCCCGTGCTCATCGGCGAGCCCGGCGTCGGCAAGACCGCGATCGTCGAGGGCCTCGCCCAGATGATCACCGCGGGCAACGTGCCGGAGACGCTCAAGGACAAGCAGCTCTACACCCTCGACCTCGGCGCGCTCGTGGCGGGCAGCCGCTACCGCGGCGACTTCGAGGAGCGCCTGAAGAAGGTGCTGAAGGAGATCACGACCCGGGGCGACATCATCCTGTTCATCGACGAGCTCCACACCCTCGTCGGGGCAGGGGCCGCCGAGGGCGCCATCGACGCGGCGAGCATCCTGAAGCCGATGCTCGCGCGTGGCGAGCTGCAGACCATCGGCGCGACGACGATCGACGAGTACCGCAAGCACCTGGAGAAGGACGCCGCGCTCGAGCGCCGCTTCCAGCCGATCCAGGTCGAGGAGCCGACCGTCGCGCACACGATCGAGATCCTCAAGGGTCTGCGCGACCGCTACGAGGCCCACCACCGCGTGACGATCACCGACGATGCCCTCGTCGCCGCCGGCAACCTCGCCGACCGCTACATCTCCGACCGCTACCTGCCGGACAAGGCGATCGACCTCATCGACGAGGCCGGCTCCCGCCTGCGCATCCGCCGCCTCACGGCCCCGCCGGACCTCCAGGACCTCGAGGAGGAGGCGCAGCGGATCCGCAAGGCCAAGGAGTCCGCGATCGACGAGCAGGACTTCGAGAAGGCGGCGGCACTGCGCGACCAGGAGAAGAAGGTCCTCGAGCGCAAGGCGGGTCGCGAGCGCGAGTGGAAGTCCGACGGCATGGACACCGTCCTCACCCTCGACGAGGAGGACATCGCCGAGGTGCTGTCCAACTGGACCGGCATCCCGGTGTTCAAGCTCACCGAGGAGGAGACCGCCAAGCTGCTGCGCATGGAGGCGGAGCTCCACAAGCGCGTCGTCGGCCAGGAAGAGGCGATCGCTGCGGTCTCGAAGTCCATCCGGCGCACCCGGGCGGGCCTCAAGGACCCGAAGCGCCCGTCCGGCTCCTTCATCTTCCTCGGGCCCTCCGGCGTCGGGAAGACCGAGCTCGCGAAGACCCTCGCCGAGTTTCTGTTCGGCGACGAGAACTCCCTCGTGCACCTCGACATGTCCGAGTACATGGAGAAGCACACCGTGTCGCGGCTGATCGGGTCCCCGCCCGGCTACGTCGGCTACGAGGAGGGCGGTCAGCTCACCGAGGCGGTGCGCCGCAAGCCGTTCAGCGTCGTGCTGTTCGACGAGGTGGAGAAGGCCCACCCCGACGTGTTCAACGCGCTGCTGCAGATCCTCGAGGACGGTCGCCTGACCGATGCGCACGGCAAGGAGGTCGACTTCAAGAACACCGTGCTCATCATGACCTCGAACCTCGGCACCCGGAACCTCGGGCAGCAGGCCCTCGGGTTCGCCGCCGCCGCGGACGAGAAGGACACCTACCAGCGGATGAAGGACCAGGTGGACGAGGAGCTCAAGCGCCACTTCCGCCCCGAGTTCCTCAACCGCATCGACGAGGTCATCGTCTTCCACCAGCTCACCCGCGAAGAGGTCAAGTCGATCGTCGACCTCATGATGAAGCGCGTGAAGAACCAGCTGCGGTCCAAGGACCTCGACCTGGAGCTCACCGAGGACGCGAAGGCGTGGCTTTCGGAGAAGGGCTACGACGCCCAGCTCGGCGCCCGGCCGCTCCGCCGCACGATCCAGCGCTACATCGAGGATGCGATGAGCGAGAAGATCCTGCACGGCGACTTCACCGCCGGGCAGCTCGTCGTCGTCGACGTGGAGGACGACGAGATCGTCTTCCGGGCGGTCGACGCGCCGCCGGACTCCCCGCCCGTCGAGCTGGCCCGATCCTCGGGCACCGAAGGTCAGGGCTCTTCCTGA